A window from Pseudomonas alloputida encodes these proteins:
- a CDS encoding NAD-dependent epimerase/dehydratase family protein — MADAPILITGGAGFIGSHLCDALLDKGYAVRILDDFSTGRRSNLQVDHPRLELIEGDVADAGLVTQAAAGCRAVVHLAAVASVQASVEDPVRTHQSNFIGTLNVCEAMRVHGVRRVLFASSAAVYGNNGEGESISEDTPKAPLTPYAVDKLASEQYLDFYRRQHGLEPVVFRFFNIFGPRQDPSSPYSGVISIFCERAVQGLPITVFGDGEQTRDFLYVGDLVQVMVQALEQPQVEEGAVNIGLNQATSLNQLLAALEKVVGSLPAISYAAARSGDIRHSRADNQRLLARFEFAQVTPMVEGLTKLLGKG, encoded by the coding sequence ATGGCTGACGCCCCCATCCTGATCACCGGCGGTGCCGGCTTCATTGGCTCCCACCTGTGCGATGCGTTGTTGGACAAAGGCTACGCCGTACGCATTCTCGACGACTTCTCCACCGGCCGGCGAAGCAATCTGCAGGTCGATCACCCACGGCTGGAACTGATCGAAGGTGATGTTGCCGATGCAGGGCTGGTCACTCAGGCTGCGGCTGGCTGCCGTGCTGTGGTGCATCTGGCGGCGGTAGCGTCGGTTCAGGCATCGGTCGAAGACCCGGTGCGTACCCACCAGAGTAACTTCATCGGTACCCTCAACGTTTGCGAAGCCATGCGCGTGCATGGCGTGCGCCGGGTGCTCTTCGCCTCCAGCGCAGCGGTGTACGGCAACAATGGTGAAGGGGAATCGATTTCCGAAGACACGCCAAAGGCGCCGTTGACCCCTTATGCCGTGGACAAGCTGGCCAGTGAGCAGTACCTGGACTTCTACCGTCGCCAGCATGGTCTGGAGCCGGTGGTGTTTCGCTTCTTCAACATCTTCGGGCCACGGCAGGACCCTTCCTCACCGTATTCCGGGGTGATCAGCATCTTCTGCGAGCGTGCTGTGCAGGGCTTGCCGATTACAGTGTTCGGTGACGGCGAACAGACCCGGGACTTCCTTTATGTGGGCGACCTGGTGCAGGTGATGGTGCAGGCACTGGAGCAGCCGCAGGTCGAGGAGGGGGCGGTGAACATCGGGCTGAACCAGGCGACCTCACTGAACCAGTTGCTGGCCGCGCTGGAGAAGGTTGTGGGGAGCTTGCCAGCGATCAGCTATGCGGCGGCGCGATCGGGTGATATCCGCCATTCGCGAGCAGATAACCAGCGGCTGTTGGCGCGGTTCGAGTTTGCGCAGGTGACGCCGATGGTTGAAGGCCTGACAAAGCTTCTCGGTAAAGGCTGA
- a CDS encoding sugar nucleotide-binding protein produces the protein MRMRLMLLGGGNALGQALIRLGAEEDIAFLAPRPPENGWAPSSLTQLLDDHRPDALVNLAYYFDWFQAESVSEQRLAQQERAVERLAELCQHHQITLVQPSSYRVFDGSRATAYSEKDEPVPLGLRGQALWRIEQSVRAACPQHVLLRFGWLLDESIDGALGRFLTRAEQPQELLLADDRRGNPTPVDDAARVILSVLKQLDCNAPLWGTYHYAGNEATTPLALGQAILAEAGQYRQLAVQAPTPQAHAARPDASEEPQHAVLACKKILHTFGIKPRAWRAGLPPLLDRFYRHG, from the coding sequence ATGCGTATGCGCCTAATGCTGTTGGGTGGTGGCAATGCCCTCGGGCAAGCGCTGATTCGTCTTGGGGCCGAGGAGGACATCGCTTTCCTGGCACCGCGCCCGCCCGAGAACGGCTGGGCGCCCTCAAGCCTCACTCAGCTGCTCGATGACCATCGCCCCGACGCGCTGGTCAACCTGGCCTATTACTTCGACTGGTTCCAGGCCGAGTCGGTCAGCGAGCAGCGCCTGGCTCAACAGGAGCGGGCGGTGGAGCGGTTGGCAGAGCTGTGCCAGCACCATCAGATCACCTTGGTGCAGCCCTCCAGCTACCGTGTGTTCGATGGTTCGCGGGCCACGGCCTATAGCGAAAAGGACGAGCCAGTGCCGCTGGGCTTGCGTGGCCAGGCCCTATGGCGCATCGAGCAGAGCGTGCGTGCGGCCTGCCCGCAGCATGTGTTGCTGCGCTTTGGCTGGTTGCTGGACGAGAGCATCGATGGCGCATTGGGCCGCTTCCTGACCCGTGCCGAGCAACCACAGGAGCTGCTGCTGGCCGATGATCGACGTGGCAACCCGACGCCGGTCGATGATGCCGCCCGAGTGATCCTGTCGGTGCTCAAGCAACTGGATTGCAATGCGCCGCTGTGGGGCACCTACCATTACGCCGGCAATGAGGCGACCACGCCGCTGGCGCTGGGCCAGGCGATCCTCGCCGAGGCCGGCCAATACCGCCAGCTGGCCGTTCAGGCCCCCACGCCGCAGGCCCATGCCGCGCGCCCGGATGCCAGCGAAGAGCCACAGCACGCGGTACTGGCCTGCAAGAAAATCCTTCATACCTTCGGTATCAAGCCGCGTGCCTGGCGCGCTGGCTTGCCACCTCTACTGGACCGGTTCTACCGCCATGGCTGA